In Dermochelys coriacea isolate rDerCor1 chromosome 16, rDerCor1.pri.v4, whole genome shotgun sequence, one genomic interval encodes:
- the ANGPTL2 gene encoding angiopoietin-related protein 2: MMKAARLTCLLLIAVIGVSASKTQEFENSDGGTEQEFIYMNRYKRSSDTQDKCTYTFIVPQQKVTGAICVNSKEPEVLLENRVNKQELELLNNELLKQKRQIETLQQLVEVDGGIVNEVKLLRKESRNMNSRVTQLYMQLLHEIIRKRDNALELSQLENKILNQTADMLQLANKYKDLEYKYQHLVSIANNQSIIIAQLEEHCQRMPSIKPIPQPPQPPNRMYQPPTYNRIINQIATNEIQSDQNLKVLPPNLPTMPPVTSSPTSTDKPSGPWRDCLQALEDGHDTSSIYLVKPENTNRLMQVWCDQRHDPGGWTVIQRRLDGSVNFFRNWDTYKQGFGNIDGEYWLGLENIYWLTNQGNYKLLVTMEDWSGRKVFAEYASFRLEPESEYYKLRLGRYNGNAGDSFTWHNGKQFTTLDRDHDVYTGNCAHYQKGGWWYNACAHSNLNGVWYRGGHYRSRYQDGVYWAEFRGGSYSLKKVVMMIRPNPNTFH, encoded by the exons ATGATGAAGGCAGCAAGATTAACTTGCTTATTACTAATTGCAGTCATTGGAGTGTCTGCTAGCAAGACACAGGAATTTGAAAACAGTGATGGGGGCACAGAGCAAGAATTCATTTACATGAACAGGTATAAGCGGTCCAGCGACACACAGGACAAGTGCACTTACACCTTTATTGTACCTCAGCAGAAAGTGACAGGTGCCATTTGTGTTAATTCAAAGGAGCCTGAGGTTCTTCTTGAAAACCGGGTAAATAAGCAAGAATTAGAGCTGCTTAACAATGAACTTCTAAAGCAAAAGAGACAAATAGAAACTCTTCAGCAATTGGTGGAGGTGGATGGTGGGATCGTTAATGAGGTTAAACTTTTACGAAAAGAAAGTCGGAATATGAACTCTCGTGTCACGCAACTTTATATGCAGCTGCTACATGAAATTATTCGAAAACGGGACAATGCATTAGAACTTTCCCAACTTGAAAATAagatattgaaccaaactgcTGATATGTTGCAACTTGCAAACAAATACAAGGACCTAGAGTACAAATATCAACATTTGGTGTCAATTGCCAATAACCAGTCTATAATTATTGCACAGCTAGAAGAACATTGTCAAAGAATGCCATCCATTAAGCCAATACCCCAACCTCCCCAACCACCAAACAGAATGTATCAGCCTCCTACTTACAATCGCATTATTAACCAAATAGCTACCAATGAGATTCAGAGTGATCAGAATTTAAAGGTTCTACCACCTAATCTACCAACCATGCCACCAGTTACTAGCAGTCCAACTTCAACTGATAAACCATCTG gacCATGGAGAGACTGTCTACAGGCATTAGAAGATGGCCATGACACCAGTTCCATCTATCTTGTGAAACCTGAAAATACAAATCGACTTATGCAGGTCTGGTGTGACCAACGACATGACCCTGGTGGCTGGACTGTCATTCAGAGACGACTCGATGGATCAGTCAACTTTTTCAGGAACTGGGATACTTACAAG CAAGGATTTGGTAACATAGATGGAGAGTACTGGCTGGGTTTAGAAAATATTTATTGGCTAACAAATCAAGGCAACTACAAACTGCTTGTAACTATGGAAGATTGGTCAGGTCGAAAAGTATTTGCTGAATATGCCAGTTTCAGACTGGAGCCAGAGAGTGAATATTACAAGTTGAGACTGGGTCGTTACAATGGCAACGCTGGGGATTCTTTCACTTGGCACAATGGGAAGCAGTTCACCACACTGGATAGAGACCATGATGTATACACAG GTAACTGTGCTCATTACCAAAAAGGAGGATGGTGGTACAATGCCTGTGCTCACTCAAACCTCAATGGAGTCTGGTATCGGGGAGGACACTATCGTAGTCGATACCAGGATGGTGTTTACTGGGCTGAATTCCGTGGTGGATCATATTCACTAAAGAAAGTTGTTATGATGATCAGGCCTAACCCCAACACGTTCCACTGa